A region from the Eriocheir sinensis breed Jianghai 21 chromosome 48, ASM2467909v1, whole genome shotgun sequence genome encodes:
- the LOC126981492 gene encoding uncharacterized protein LOC126981492 isoform X2 has product MGVGRCCSLVVMVVVVMVMVAVMVVKVLGQEAGGDEVSVAEFTKEEGRDDLTPYRRTLDPSRTLTAFTVCARFSFSLLDGRTSFLSITYEQQYNYVFRIELWMRRVRLVVAKFWLIFPLKTKFQILRWYLLCFVHDPASGQVEAVLDGRAEFATALKLPGPLKADTLHLGRGTDIFMSYRGNVSQVNIWSRALSNEDMSTMVECRANLAGDYLSWERDLRDLGVFRHTEPFARLCRRQSSSRHFLFPDVSHEQALYLCGALGTSLPLPASLEEIASLHGIINDAGMVTPGQRNIWTPINDIRTEGVWRSSLDGDTTTALFWDRGEPNGLTYENCVYIGTVAMNDVGCDETPASAICKMNTRPVFTLRGTGEVEARVSFVADQPKAGGELKFRGFSGNVILKDGGFWEWRSTDNTTMARLEDLPSQTYPMGRRTWLYQGTIQRLVLTACVGGQFTCDDGSCVSIQNRCDYKYDCDDLSDENSCVNIKLTKSYQQLLPPQSDGDALLITALFRVMTVSVSTEDMKLELSFEFSLLWADERVEFFNLKDKRLNWLPEEELNRLWTPLIFFVNSEDNQNTLVDENTILRVDRQCPPETTSTMDSREVEIFSGSCNPLRLSRRYKMRFACEFDLLLYPFDRQTCQVPLLLHSTIRSYVRFHPNDSNVLYSGPSKLREYEVGSFSMREPSACKDTSDICLEVPLTRLWGNAVLTMYTPSLILLVLSYMTLFFDPSLFEVRIMAALTSLLVMATFFTQSSSSLPTTSYVKMVDLWLLTCILLVFLMVIFHTLVERFLRQEEELKGKGEKVWAVGKASLATFSDAGHFNKKFSLHSSPPPPPYADSELRPLFTMEFFMWVSKITMPIVFITFVIIYLAAIAILIKSSGP; this is encoded by the exons ATGGGCGTTGGAAGGTGCTGTtccctggtggtgatggtggtggtggtgatggtgatggtggcggtaatGGTAGTGAAGGTGCTGGGCCAAG AGGCAGGAGGCGACGAGGTAAGCGTTGCGGAGTTCACGAAGGAGGAGGGGCGTGATGACCTGACCCCCTACCGCCGCACCCTGGACCCCTCCCGCACCCTCACCGCCTTCACCGTCTGCGCCAGGTTCAGCTTCTCGCTCCTAGATGGCAGGACGAGCTTCCTCAGCATCACGTATGAGCAGCAGTACAACTATGTCTTCAGAATAG AGTTGTGGATGAGGCGCGTCAGACTCGTGGTGGCAAAATTCTGGCTCATCTTCCCCCTCAAGACAAAGTTCCAAATCCTCAG gtGGTATCTCCTGTGCTTCGTCCACGACCCGGCGAGCGGCCAGGTGGAGGCGGTGCTGGACGGGCGCGCGGAGTTCGCCACGGCCCTCAAGCTGCCCGGCCCGCTCAAGGCTGACACGCTGCACCTTGGCCGCGGCACCGATATCTTCATGAGCTACAGGGGGAACGTCAGCCAG GTGAACATCTGGAGCAGGGCTCTGAGCAACGAGGATATGAGCACGATGGTGGAGTGTCGCGCGAACCTGGCGGGGGACTATTTGTCTTGGGAGCGGGATTTGCGGGACCTTGGTGTGTTCCGCCACACCGAGCCCTTTGCCCGCCTGTGCCGGCGCCAAAGCAGCTCTCGCCACTTTCTGTTCCCCGATGTCTCGCACGAGCAGGCCCTGTACCTGTGCGGCGCCCTCGGCACCTCCCTGCCGCTGCCCGCCAGCCTAGAAGAGATCGCCTCCTTGCACGGGATCATCAACGACGCGGGCATGGTCACACCGGGCCAGAGGAACATCTGGACACCCATCAACGACATCAGGACTGAGGGCGTGTGGCGCTCCTCCCTGGACGGCGACACAACGACCGCACTCTTCTGGGACCGAGGGGAACCCAACGGACTGACCTACGAGAACTGCGTCTACATCGGGACTGTTGCAATGAACGACGTCGGCTGCGACGAGACGCCCGCATCGGCGATATGCAAAATGAACACCCGGCCGGTGTTCACCCTGCGCGGCACGGGGGAGGTGGAGGCGCGGGTGTCCTTCGTGGCCGATCAGCCCAAGGCGGGGGGCGAGCTGAAGTTCCGCGGCTTCAGCGGCAACGTTATCCTGAAGGATGGCGGCTTTTGGGAGTGGCGGAGCACCGACAACACCACCATGGCGCGCCTCGAAGACCTGCCCTCCCAGACCTACCCGATGGGCCGCAGGACATGGCTGTACCAGGGGACGATCCAGCGGCTGGTGCTCACCGCTTGCGTGGGGGGTCAGTTCACCTGTGACGACGGCAGCTGCGTCTCGATACAAAACCGCTGTGACTACAAGTACGACTGTGACGACCTGAGCGACGAGAACAGCTGCGTCAACATCAAGCTGACCAAGAGTTACCAGCAGCTGCTGCCGCCCCAATCAGACGGCGACGCCCTGCTCATCACCGCCCTCTTCCGTGTGATGACGGTGTCTGTCAGCACCGAGGACATGAAGCTCGAGCTGAGCTTCGAGTTCTCGCTCCTCTGGGCCGACGAGAGGGTAGAGTTCTTCAACCTTAAGGACAAGCGCCTCAACTGGCTGCCGGAAGAGGAGCTGAACAGACTCTGGACGCCGCTCATCTTCTTCGTCAACTCCGAGGACAACCAAAACACCCTCGTGGACGAGAACACCATCCTGAGGGTCGACAGGCAGTGCCCCCCAGAGACCACCAGCACCATGGACTCCCGCGAAG TCGAGATCTTTTCCGGCTCCTGCAACCCCTTGAGGCTCTCCCGCCGCTACAAGATGCGCTTCGCCTGCGAGTTCGACCTTCTGCTGTACCCCTTCGACCGCCAGACGTGCCAGGTGCCTCTCCTCCTGCACTCCACCATCAGGAGCTACGTGCGTTTCCATCCCAACGACTCCAACGTCCTCTACAGCGGCCCTTCCAAGCTGAGGGAGTAcgag GTCGGTTCTTTCAGCATGCGGGAGCCCAGCGCCTGCAAGGACACGAGCGACATCTGCCTGGAGGTTCCCCTGACGCGGCTGTGGGGCAACGCCGTGCTCACCATGTACACGCCCTCGCTAATCCTGCTCGTGCTAAGCTACATGACGCTCTTCTTCGACCCCTCGCTCTTCGAAGTCCGCATCATGGccgccctcacctccctcctcgtCATGGCCACCTTCTTCACCCAG AGTTCGTCCTCGCTGCCCACCACGTCATATGTCAAGATGGTAGACTTGTGGCTCCTCACCTgcatcctcctcgtcttcctcatggTCATCTTTCACACCCTCGTCGAGCGCTTTCTTcggcaggaggaggagttgaaggggaagggggagaaggtcTGGGCCGTTGGGAAGGCTTCTCTCGCCACCTTCTCCGACGCGGGCCATTTCAACAAGAAGTTCTCCCTCCATTCGTCTCCTCCACCGCCGCCTTACGCCGACTCCGAGTTGCGTCCTCTCTTCACGATGGAGTTTTTCATGTGGGTGTCGAAAATTACGATGCCCATTGTCTTCATCACCTTCGTCATCATTTACCTGGCGGCCATTGCGATCCTTATCAAATCTTCTGGACCCTAA
- the LOC126981492 gene encoding uncharacterized protein LOC126981492 isoform X1: MGVGRCCSLVVMVVVVMVMVAVMVVKVLGQEAGGDEVSVAEFTKEEGRDDLTPYRRTLDPSRTLTAFTVCARFSFSLLDGRTSFLSITYEQQYNYVFRIELWMRRVRLVVAKFWLIFPLKTKFQILRWYLLCFVHDPASGQVEAVLDGRAEFATALKLPGPLKADTLHLGRGTDIFMSYRGNVSQVNIWSRALSNEDMSTMVECRANLAGDYLSWERDLRDLGVFRHTEPFARLCRRQSSSRHFLFPDVSHEQALYLCGALGTSLPLPASLEEIASLHGIINDAGMVTPGQRNIWTPINDIRTEGVWRSSLDGDTTTALFWDRGEPNGLTYENCVYIGTVAMNDVGCDETPASAICKMNTRPVFTLRGTGEVEARVSFVADQPKAGGELKFRGFSGNVILKDGGFWEWRSTDNTTMARLEDLPSQTYPMGRRTWLYQGTIQRLVLTACVGGQFTCDDGSCVSIQNRCDYKYDCDDLSDENSCVNIKLTKSYQQLLPPQSDGDALLITALFRVMTVSVSTEDMKLELSFEFSLLWADERVEFFNLKDKRLNWLPEEELNRLWTPLIFFVNSEDNQNTLVDENTILRVDRQCPPETTSTMDSREVEIFSGSCNPLRLSRRYKMRFACEFDLLLYPFDRQTCQVPLLLHSTIRSYVRFHPNDSNVLYSGPSKLREYEHAGAQRLQGHERHLPGGSPDAAVGQRRAHHVHALANPARAKLHDALLRPLALRSPHHGRPHLPPRHGHLLHPEFVLAAHHVICQDGRLVAPHLHPPRLPHGHLSHPRRALSSAGGGVEGEGGEGLGRWEGFSRHLLRRGPFQQEVLPPFVSSTAALRRLRVASSLHDGVFHVGVENYDAHCLHHLRHHLPGGHCDPYQIFWTLIEAEKRDRYQTGNNHEFVFL, from the exons ATGGGCGTTGGAAGGTGCTGTtccctggtggtgatggtggtggtggtgatggtgatggtggcggtaatGGTAGTGAAGGTGCTGGGCCAAG AGGCAGGAGGCGACGAGGTAAGCGTTGCGGAGTTCACGAAGGAGGAGGGGCGTGATGACCTGACCCCCTACCGCCGCACCCTGGACCCCTCCCGCACCCTCACCGCCTTCACCGTCTGCGCCAGGTTCAGCTTCTCGCTCCTAGATGGCAGGACGAGCTTCCTCAGCATCACGTATGAGCAGCAGTACAACTATGTCTTCAGAATAG AGTTGTGGATGAGGCGCGTCAGACTCGTGGTGGCAAAATTCTGGCTCATCTTCCCCCTCAAGACAAAGTTCCAAATCCTCAG gtGGTATCTCCTGTGCTTCGTCCACGACCCGGCGAGCGGCCAGGTGGAGGCGGTGCTGGACGGGCGCGCGGAGTTCGCCACGGCCCTCAAGCTGCCCGGCCCGCTCAAGGCTGACACGCTGCACCTTGGCCGCGGCACCGATATCTTCATGAGCTACAGGGGGAACGTCAGCCAG GTGAACATCTGGAGCAGGGCTCTGAGCAACGAGGATATGAGCACGATGGTGGAGTGTCGCGCGAACCTGGCGGGGGACTATTTGTCTTGGGAGCGGGATTTGCGGGACCTTGGTGTGTTCCGCCACACCGAGCCCTTTGCCCGCCTGTGCCGGCGCCAAAGCAGCTCTCGCCACTTTCTGTTCCCCGATGTCTCGCACGAGCAGGCCCTGTACCTGTGCGGCGCCCTCGGCACCTCCCTGCCGCTGCCCGCCAGCCTAGAAGAGATCGCCTCCTTGCACGGGATCATCAACGACGCGGGCATGGTCACACCGGGCCAGAGGAACATCTGGACACCCATCAACGACATCAGGACTGAGGGCGTGTGGCGCTCCTCCCTGGACGGCGACACAACGACCGCACTCTTCTGGGACCGAGGGGAACCCAACGGACTGACCTACGAGAACTGCGTCTACATCGGGACTGTTGCAATGAACGACGTCGGCTGCGACGAGACGCCCGCATCGGCGATATGCAAAATGAACACCCGGCCGGTGTTCACCCTGCGCGGCACGGGGGAGGTGGAGGCGCGGGTGTCCTTCGTGGCCGATCAGCCCAAGGCGGGGGGCGAGCTGAAGTTCCGCGGCTTCAGCGGCAACGTTATCCTGAAGGATGGCGGCTTTTGGGAGTGGCGGAGCACCGACAACACCACCATGGCGCGCCTCGAAGACCTGCCCTCCCAGACCTACCCGATGGGCCGCAGGACATGGCTGTACCAGGGGACGATCCAGCGGCTGGTGCTCACCGCTTGCGTGGGGGGTCAGTTCACCTGTGACGACGGCAGCTGCGTCTCGATACAAAACCGCTGTGACTACAAGTACGACTGTGACGACCTGAGCGACGAGAACAGCTGCGTCAACATCAAGCTGACCAAGAGTTACCAGCAGCTGCTGCCGCCCCAATCAGACGGCGACGCCCTGCTCATCACCGCCCTCTTCCGTGTGATGACGGTGTCTGTCAGCACCGAGGACATGAAGCTCGAGCTGAGCTTCGAGTTCTCGCTCCTCTGGGCCGACGAGAGGGTAGAGTTCTTCAACCTTAAGGACAAGCGCCTCAACTGGCTGCCGGAAGAGGAGCTGAACAGACTCTGGACGCCGCTCATCTTCTTCGTCAACTCCGAGGACAACCAAAACACCCTCGTGGACGAGAACACCATCCTGAGGGTCGACAGGCAGTGCCCCCCAGAGACCACCAGCACCATGGACTCCCGCGAAG TCGAGATCTTTTCCGGCTCCTGCAACCCCTTGAGGCTCTCCCGCCGCTACAAGATGCGCTTCGCCTGCGAGTTCGACCTTCTGCTGTACCCCTTCGACCGCCAGACGTGCCAGGTGCCTCTCCTCCTGCACTCCACCATCAGGAGCTACGTGCGTTTCCATCCCAACGACTCCAACGTCCTCTACAGCGGCCCTTCCAAGCTGAGGGAGTAcgag CATGCGGGAGCCCAGCGCCTGCAAGGACACGAGCGACATCTGCCTGGAGGTTCCCCTGACGCGGCTGTGGGGCAACGCCGTGCTCACCATGTACACGCCCTCGCTAATCCTGCTCGTGCTAAGCTACATGACGCTCTTCTTCGACCCCTCGCTCTTCGAAGTCCGCATCATGGccgccctcacctccctcctcgtCATGGCCACCTTCTTCACCCAG AGTTCGTCCTCGCTGCCCACCACGTCATATGTCAAGATGGTAGACTTGTGGCTCCTCACCTgcatcctcctcgtcttcctcatggTCATCTTTCACACCCTCGTCGAGCGCTTTCTTcggcaggaggaggagttgaaggggaagggggagaaggtcTGGGCCGTTGGGAAGGCTTCTCTCGCCACCTTCTCCGACGCGGGCCATTTCAACAAGAAGTTCTCCCTCCATTCGTCTCCTCCACCGCCGCCTTACGCCGACTCCGAGTTGCGTCCTCTCTTCACGATGGAGTTTTTCATGTGGGTGTCGAAAATTACGATGCCCATTGTCTTCATCACCTTCGTCATCATTTACCTGGCGGCCATTGCGATCCTTATCAAATCTTCTGGACCCTAATAGAAGCAGAGAAGCGAGACAGGTATCAGACAGGAAACAACCATGAATTCGTATTTCTTTAA
- the LOC126981492 gene encoding uncharacterized protein LOC126981492 isoform X3 — protein sequence MGVGRCCSLVVMVVVVMVMVAVMVVKVLGQEAGGDEVSVAEFTKEEGRDDLTPYRRTLDPSRTLTAFTVCARFSFSLLDGRTSFLSITYEQQYNYVFRIELWMRRVRLVVAKFWLIFPLKTKFQILRWYLLCFVHDPASGQVEAVLDGRAEFATALKLPGPLKADTLHLGRGTDIFMSYRGNVSQVNIWSRALSNEDMSTMVECRANLAGDYLSWERDLRDLGVFRHTEPFARLCRRQSSSRHFLFPDVSHEQALYLCGALGTSLPLPASLEEIASLHGIINDAGMVTPGQRNIWTPINDIRTEGVWRSSLDGDTTTALFWDRGEPNGLTYENCVYIGTVAMNDVGCDETPASAICKMNTRPVFTLRGTGEVEARVSFVADQPKAGGELKFRGFSGNVILKDGGFWEWRSTDNTTMARLEDLPSQTYPMGRRTWLYQGTIQRLVLTACVGGQFTCDDGSCVSIQNRCDYKYDCDDLSDENSCVNIKLTKSYQQLLPPQSDGDALLITALFRVMTVSVSTEDMKLELSFEFSLLWADERVEFFNLKDKRLNWLPEEELNRLWTPLIFFVNSEDNQNTLVDENTILRVDRQCPPETTSTMDSREVEIFSGSCNPLRLSRRYKMRFACEFDLLLYPFDRQTCQVPLLLHSTIRSYVRFHPNDSNVLYSGPSKLREYEHAGAQRLQGHERHLPGGSPDAAVGQRRAHHVHALANPARAKLHDALLRPLALRSPHHGRPHLPPRHGHLLHPGS from the exons ATGGGCGTTGGAAGGTGCTGTtccctggtggtgatggtggtggtggtgatggtgatggtggcggtaatGGTAGTGAAGGTGCTGGGCCAAG AGGCAGGAGGCGACGAGGTAAGCGTTGCGGAGTTCACGAAGGAGGAGGGGCGTGATGACCTGACCCCCTACCGCCGCACCCTGGACCCCTCCCGCACCCTCACCGCCTTCACCGTCTGCGCCAGGTTCAGCTTCTCGCTCCTAGATGGCAGGACGAGCTTCCTCAGCATCACGTATGAGCAGCAGTACAACTATGTCTTCAGAATAG AGTTGTGGATGAGGCGCGTCAGACTCGTGGTGGCAAAATTCTGGCTCATCTTCCCCCTCAAGACAAAGTTCCAAATCCTCAG gtGGTATCTCCTGTGCTTCGTCCACGACCCGGCGAGCGGCCAGGTGGAGGCGGTGCTGGACGGGCGCGCGGAGTTCGCCACGGCCCTCAAGCTGCCCGGCCCGCTCAAGGCTGACACGCTGCACCTTGGCCGCGGCACCGATATCTTCATGAGCTACAGGGGGAACGTCAGCCAG GTGAACATCTGGAGCAGGGCTCTGAGCAACGAGGATATGAGCACGATGGTGGAGTGTCGCGCGAACCTGGCGGGGGACTATTTGTCTTGGGAGCGGGATTTGCGGGACCTTGGTGTGTTCCGCCACACCGAGCCCTTTGCCCGCCTGTGCCGGCGCCAAAGCAGCTCTCGCCACTTTCTGTTCCCCGATGTCTCGCACGAGCAGGCCCTGTACCTGTGCGGCGCCCTCGGCACCTCCCTGCCGCTGCCCGCCAGCCTAGAAGAGATCGCCTCCTTGCACGGGATCATCAACGACGCGGGCATGGTCACACCGGGCCAGAGGAACATCTGGACACCCATCAACGACATCAGGACTGAGGGCGTGTGGCGCTCCTCCCTGGACGGCGACACAACGACCGCACTCTTCTGGGACCGAGGGGAACCCAACGGACTGACCTACGAGAACTGCGTCTACATCGGGACTGTTGCAATGAACGACGTCGGCTGCGACGAGACGCCCGCATCGGCGATATGCAAAATGAACACCCGGCCGGTGTTCACCCTGCGCGGCACGGGGGAGGTGGAGGCGCGGGTGTCCTTCGTGGCCGATCAGCCCAAGGCGGGGGGCGAGCTGAAGTTCCGCGGCTTCAGCGGCAACGTTATCCTGAAGGATGGCGGCTTTTGGGAGTGGCGGAGCACCGACAACACCACCATGGCGCGCCTCGAAGACCTGCCCTCCCAGACCTACCCGATGGGCCGCAGGACATGGCTGTACCAGGGGACGATCCAGCGGCTGGTGCTCACCGCTTGCGTGGGGGGTCAGTTCACCTGTGACGACGGCAGCTGCGTCTCGATACAAAACCGCTGTGACTACAAGTACGACTGTGACGACCTGAGCGACGAGAACAGCTGCGTCAACATCAAGCTGACCAAGAGTTACCAGCAGCTGCTGCCGCCCCAATCAGACGGCGACGCCCTGCTCATCACCGCCCTCTTCCGTGTGATGACGGTGTCTGTCAGCACCGAGGACATGAAGCTCGAGCTGAGCTTCGAGTTCTCGCTCCTCTGGGCCGACGAGAGGGTAGAGTTCTTCAACCTTAAGGACAAGCGCCTCAACTGGCTGCCGGAAGAGGAGCTGAACAGACTCTGGACGCCGCTCATCTTCTTCGTCAACTCCGAGGACAACCAAAACACCCTCGTGGACGAGAACACCATCCTGAGGGTCGACAGGCAGTGCCCCCCAGAGACCACCAGCACCATGGACTCCCGCGAAG TCGAGATCTTTTCCGGCTCCTGCAACCCCTTGAGGCTCTCCCGCCGCTACAAGATGCGCTTCGCCTGCGAGTTCGACCTTCTGCTGTACCCCTTCGACCGCCAGACGTGCCAGGTGCCTCTCCTCCTGCACTCCACCATCAGGAGCTACGTGCGTTTCCATCCCAACGACTCCAACGTCCTCTACAGCGGCCCTTCCAAGCTGAGGGAGTAcgag CATGCGGGAGCCCAGCGCCTGCAAGGACACGAGCGACATCTGCCTGGAGGTTCCCCTGACGCGGCTGTGGGGCAACGCCGTGCTCACCATGTACACGCCCTCGCTAATCCTGCTCGTGCTAAGCTACATGACGCTCTTCTTCGACCCCTCGCTCTTCGAAGTCCGCATCATGGccgccctcacctccctcctcgtCATGGCCACCTTCTTCACCCAGGTAGCTAG
- the LOC126981495 gene encoding uncharacterized protein LOC126981495 → MMKMSAAVVLVVSLAAVVAAGPMKLYEKSPDATYKQVLVPVSSTVIPLEELPVFKVGAGVGVVSPILVDEKLRPDGPVKLVTIHSLRRDKKKNKKVEPEKEGRAADIEELTEEEFRALTQQQEGQEE, encoded by the exons ATG ATGAAAATGTcagcggcggtggtgctggtggtgtccCTGGCGGCGGTGGTAGCAGCAGGCCCCATGAAACTCTACGAGAAGTCCCCTGACGCGACCTACAAGCAGG TGCTGGTCCCCGTGTCGTCCACCGTCATTCCCCTGGAGGAGCTGCCCGTGTTCAAGGTGGGCGCGGGCGTGGGCGTGGTGTCCCCTATTCTGGTGGACGAGAAGCTCAGACCTGACGGCCCCGTGAAGCTGGTGACGA TCCACAGCCTTCGTcgggacaagaagaagaacaagaaagtcGAGCCCGAGAAGGAAGGACGAGCCGCCGACATCGAGGAACTGACGGAGGAGGAGTTCCGCGCCCTCACCCAGCAGCAGGAGGGTCAGGAAGAgtag